In one window of Bemisia tabaci chromosome 6, PGI_BMITA_v3 DNA:
- the ERR gene encoding steroid hormone receptor ERR2 isoform X3, whose amino-acid sequence MVSMMSEGPPVATAVGATNVSEMVIIKKEIDGSGRARAGGLDCSPPDNSTALQYSPTTTSGFHLHTEDTKYSEEHYGAPSPGSPDHQYCSSTTQSLGDPLLDTIDERIKEEDIPRRLCLVCGDVASGFHYGVASCEACKAFFKRTIQGNIEYTCPATNDCEINKRRRKACQACRFQKCLRMGMLKEGVRLDRVRGGRQKYRRNPELPQPVQPWHQIMNTPSLEDNKMLEALTQCEPDMLSCLSSSSLAVDILSILSDLYDRELVGTIGWAKQIPGFTDLSLNDQMRLLQASWAEILTLTLSYRSLPLSSGKLRFATDFTLDELQARDCGAFEIYQLCLQVIERLERLSIAKEEYYLLKALVLANSDVRLDELVSLKKFRDNILSALGECVFVIRPNMCVSHTQNLLLCLPILRQADQVIRRFWSSVHKEGKVLMNKLFVEMLEACLH is encoded by the exons GTCTCAATGATGTCAGAGGGCCCTCCAGTGGCAACGGCGGTGGGAGCGACAAATGTGAGTGAGATGGTGATAATCAAGAAGGAGATCGACGGCTCCGGCCGGGCGAGGGCGGGGGGCCTCGATTGCTCACCCCCGGACAACTCCACGGCACTCCAGTACTCTCCCACCACTACTTCCGGGTTTCATCTTCACACCGAAGAC ACAAAGTATTCCGAAGAACACTATGGGGCACCATCTCCGGGCAGTCCAGATCATCAGTATTGTTCCAGCACAACACAGTCTTTGGGAGATCCTCTTCTTGATACTATAGAC GAGCGGATCAAGGAAGAAGATATTCCCAGACGTTTGTGTTTAGTGTGCGGTGATGTAGCCTCTGGTTTCCACTATGGAGTAGCTTCCTGTGAGGCGTGCaaggctttttttaaaagaacaatTCAAG GAAATATTGAATATACTTGCCCTGCTACAAATGACTGTGAAATCAACAAGAGGAGACGAAAAGCTTGTCAAGCATGCAGATTTCAAAAATGCCTTCGCATGGGCATGCTTAAAGAGGGTGTCCGGCTAGATAGGGTGAGAGGTGGAAGGCAGAAATATCGTCGGAACCCTGAACTACCTCAGCCTGTGCAGCCATGGCATCAAATAATGAATACTCCATCTTTAGAAG ATAACAAAATGTTAGAGGCTCTAACACAGTGTGAGCCAGACATGCTGTCATGTTTGTCCAGTTCCTCCTTAGCTGTGGATATCTTGTCTATCCTGAGTGACTTGTATGACAGAGAACTTGTCGGAACTATAGGATGGGCCAAGCAAATACCTG GCTTCACGGATTTGTCTTTGAATGACCAAATGAGGCTTCTTCAGGCATCTTGGGCAGAAATTCTCACTCTGACGCTGTCATACCGTTCGTTACCTCTTAGCTCTGGTAAACTAAGATTTGCCACTGATTTTACTTTAGATGAATTACAAGCCAGAGATTGTGGTGCATTTGAAATTTATCAGTTG TGTTTGCAAGTAATTGAGAGACTTGAAAGATTATCTATCGCAAAGGAGGAATATTACCTGCTGAAAGCTCTTGTACTAGCAAATTCTGACGTCCGATTGGATGAGCTGGTATCACTGAAGAAATTTCGAGATAATATTTTATCTGCACTTGGAGAGTGTGTCTTTGTCATTAG GCCTAATATGTGCGTGAGTCATACTCAAAATTTGCTTCTGTGTCTTCCTATCTTAAGGCAAGCAGATCAGGTAATAAGAAGGTTTTGGTCATCCGTTCATAAAGAGGGAAAAGTATTAATGAATAAATTATTTGTTGAAATGTTAGAAGCTTGTTTACATTGA
- the ERR gene encoding steroid hormone receptor ERR2 isoform X1, whose protein sequence is MRKKTKTAIRSRNVSMMSEGPPVATAVGATNVSEMVIIKKEIDGSGRARAGGLDCSPPDNSTALQYSPTTTSGFHLHTEDTKYSEEHYGAPSPGSPDHQYCSSTTQSLGDPLLDTIDERIKEEDIPRRLCLVCGDVASGFHYGVASCEACKAFFKRTIQGNIEYTCPATNDCEINKRRRKACQACRFQKCLRMGMLKEGVRLDRVRGGRQKYRRNPELPQPVQPWHQIMNTPSLEDNKMLEALTQCEPDMLSCLSSSSLAVDILSILSDLYDRELVGTIGWAKQIPGFTDLSLNDQMRLLQASWAEILTLTLSYRSLPLSSGKLRFATDFTLDELQARDCGAFEIYQLCLQVIERLERLSIAKEEYYLLKALVLANSDVRLDELVSLKKFRDNILSALGECVFVIRPNMCVSHTQNLLLCLPILRQADQVIRRFWSSVHKEGKVLMNKLFVEMLEACLH, encoded by the exons GTCTCAATGATGTCAGAGGGCCCTCCAGTGGCAACGGCGGTGGGAGCGACAAATGTGAGTGAGATGGTGATAATCAAGAAGGAGATCGACGGCTCCGGCCGGGCGAGGGCGGGGGGCCTCGATTGCTCACCCCCGGACAACTCCACGGCACTCCAGTACTCTCCCACCACTACTTCCGGGTTTCATCTTCACACCGAAGAC ACAAAGTATTCCGAAGAACACTATGGGGCACCATCTCCGGGCAGTCCAGATCATCAGTATTGTTCCAGCACAACACAGTCTTTGGGAGATCCTCTTCTTGATACTATAGAC GAGCGGATCAAGGAAGAAGATATTCCCAGACGTTTGTGTTTAGTGTGCGGTGATGTAGCCTCTGGTTTCCACTATGGAGTAGCTTCCTGTGAGGCGTGCaaggctttttttaaaagaacaatTCAAG GAAATATTGAATATACTTGCCCTGCTACAAATGACTGTGAAATCAACAAGAGGAGACGAAAAGCTTGTCAAGCATGCAGATTTCAAAAATGCCTTCGCATGGGCATGCTTAAAGAGGGTGTCCGGCTAGATAGGGTGAGAGGTGGAAGGCAGAAATATCGTCGGAACCCTGAACTACCTCAGCCTGTGCAGCCATGGCATCAAATAATGAATACTCCATCTTTAGAAG ATAACAAAATGTTAGAGGCTCTAACACAGTGTGAGCCAGACATGCTGTCATGTTTGTCCAGTTCCTCCTTAGCTGTGGATATCTTGTCTATCCTGAGTGACTTGTATGACAGAGAACTTGTCGGAACTATAGGATGGGCCAAGCAAATACCTG GCTTCACGGATTTGTCTTTGAATGACCAAATGAGGCTTCTTCAGGCATCTTGGGCAGAAATTCTCACTCTGACGCTGTCATACCGTTCGTTACCTCTTAGCTCTGGTAAACTAAGATTTGCCACTGATTTTACTTTAGATGAATTACAAGCCAGAGATTGTGGTGCATTTGAAATTTATCAGTTG TGTTTGCAAGTAATTGAGAGACTTGAAAGATTATCTATCGCAAAGGAGGAATATTACCTGCTGAAAGCTCTTGTACTAGCAAATTCTGACGTCCGATTGGATGAGCTGGTATCACTGAAGAAATTTCGAGATAATATTTTATCTGCACTTGGAGAGTGTGTCTTTGTCATTAG GCCTAATATGTGCGTGAGTCATACTCAAAATTTGCTTCTGTGTCTTCCTATCTTAAGGCAAGCAGATCAGGTAATAAGAAGGTTTTGGTCATCCGTTCATAAAGAGGGAAAAGTATTAATGAATAAATTATTTGTTGAAATGTTAGAAGCTTGTTTACATTGA
- the ERR gene encoding steroid hormone receptor ERR2 isoform X2 produces the protein MMEHVWMEDMVSMMSEGPPVATAVGATNVSEMVIIKKEIDGSGRARAGGLDCSPPDNSTALQYSPTTTSGFHLHTEDTKYSEEHYGAPSPGSPDHQYCSSTTQSLGDPLLDTIDERIKEEDIPRRLCLVCGDVASGFHYGVASCEACKAFFKRTIQGNIEYTCPATNDCEINKRRRKACQACRFQKCLRMGMLKEGVRLDRVRGGRQKYRRNPELPQPVQPWHQIMNTPSLEDNKMLEALTQCEPDMLSCLSSSSLAVDILSILSDLYDRELVGTIGWAKQIPGFTDLSLNDQMRLLQASWAEILTLTLSYRSLPLSSGKLRFATDFTLDELQARDCGAFEIYQLCLQVIERLERLSIAKEEYYLLKALVLANSDVRLDELVSLKKFRDNILSALGECVFVIRPNMCVSHTQNLLLCLPILRQADQVIRRFWSSVHKEGKVLMNKLFVEMLEACLH, from the exons GTCTCAATGATGTCAGAGGGCCCTCCAGTGGCAACGGCGGTGGGAGCGACAAATGTGAGTGAGATGGTGATAATCAAGAAGGAGATCGACGGCTCCGGCCGGGCGAGGGCGGGGGGCCTCGATTGCTCACCCCCGGACAACTCCACGGCACTCCAGTACTCTCCCACCACTACTTCCGGGTTTCATCTTCACACCGAAGAC ACAAAGTATTCCGAAGAACACTATGGGGCACCATCTCCGGGCAGTCCAGATCATCAGTATTGTTCCAGCACAACACAGTCTTTGGGAGATCCTCTTCTTGATACTATAGAC GAGCGGATCAAGGAAGAAGATATTCCCAGACGTTTGTGTTTAGTGTGCGGTGATGTAGCCTCTGGTTTCCACTATGGAGTAGCTTCCTGTGAGGCGTGCaaggctttttttaaaagaacaatTCAAG GAAATATTGAATATACTTGCCCTGCTACAAATGACTGTGAAATCAACAAGAGGAGACGAAAAGCTTGTCAAGCATGCAGATTTCAAAAATGCCTTCGCATGGGCATGCTTAAAGAGGGTGTCCGGCTAGATAGGGTGAGAGGTGGAAGGCAGAAATATCGTCGGAACCCTGAACTACCTCAGCCTGTGCAGCCATGGCATCAAATAATGAATACTCCATCTTTAGAAG ATAACAAAATGTTAGAGGCTCTAACACAGTGTGAGCCAGACATGCTGTCATGTTTGTCCAGTTCCTCCTTAGCTGTGGATATCTTGTCTATCCTGAGTGACTTGTATGACAGAGAACTTGTCGGAACTATAGGATGGGCCAAGCAAATACCTG GCTTCACGGATTTGTCTTTGAATGACCAAATGAGGCTTCTTCAGGCATCTTGGGCAGAAATTCTCACTCTGACGCTGTCATACCGTTCGTTACCTCTTAGCTCTGGTAAACTAAGATTTGCCACTGATTTTACTTTAGATGAATTACAAGCCAGAGATTGTGGTGCATTTGAAATTTATCAGTTG TGTTTGCAAGTAATTGAGAGACTTGAAAGATTATCTATCGCAAAGGAGGAATATTACCTGCTGAAAGCTCTTGTACTAGCAAATTCTGACGTCCGATTGGATGAGCTGGTATCACTGAAGAAATTTCGAGATAATATTTTATCTGCACTTGGAGAGTGTGTCTTTGTCATTAG GCCTAATATGTGCGTGAGTCATACTCAAAATTTGCTTCTGTGTCTTCCTATCTTAAGGCAAGCAGATCAGGTAATAAGAAGGTTTTGGTCATCCGTTCATAAAGAGGGAAAAGTATTAATGAATAAATTATTTGTTGAAATGTTAGAAGCTTGTTTACATTGA
- the ERR gene encoding steroid hormone receptor ERR2 isoform X4, whose amino-acid sequence MMSEGPPVATAVGATNVSEMVIIKKEIDGSGRARAGGLDCSPPDNSTALQYSPTTTSGFHLHTEDTKYSEEHYGAPSPGSPDHQYCSSTTQSLGDPLLDTIDERIKEEDIPRRLCLVCGDVASGFHYGVASCEACKAFFKRTIQGNIEYTCPATNDCEINKRRRKACQACRFQKCLRMGMLKEGVRLDRVRGGRQKYRRNPELPQPVQPWHQIMNTPSLEDNKMLEALTQCEPDMLSCLSSSSLAVDILSILSDLYDRELVGTIGWAKQIPGFTDLSLNDQMRLLQASWAEILTLTLSYRSLPLSSGKLRFATDFTLDELQARDCGAFEIYQLCLQVIERLERLSIAKEEYYLLKALVLANSDVRLDELVSLKKFRDNILSALGECVFVIRPNMCVSHTQNLLLCLPILRQADQVIRRFWSSVHKEGKVLMNKLFVEMLEACLH is encoded by the exons ATGATGTCAGAGGGCCCTCCAGTGGCAACGGCGGTGGGAGCGACAAATGTGAGTGAGATGGTGATAATCAAGAAGGAGATCGACGGCTCCGGCCGGGCGAGGGCGGGGGGCCTCGATTGCTCACCCCCGGACAACTCCACGGCACTCCAGTACTCTCCCACCACTACTTCCGGGTTTCATCTTCACACCGAAGAC ACAAAGTATTCCGAAGAACACTATGGGGCACCATCTCCGGGCAGTCCAGATCATCAGTATTGTTCCAGCACAACACAGTCTTTGGGAGATCCTCTTCTTGATACTATAGAC GAGCGGATCAAGGAAGAAGATATTCCCAGACGTTTGTGTTTAGTGTGCGGTGATGTAGCCTCTGGTTTCCACTATGGAGTAGCTTCCTGTGAGGCGTGCaaggctttttttaaaagaacaatTCAAG GAAATATTGAATATACTTGCCCTGCTACAAATGACTGTGAAATCAACAAGAGGAGACGAAAAGCTTGTCAAGCATGCAGATTTCAAAAATGCCTTCGCATGGGCATGCTTAAAGAGGGTGTCCGGCTAGATAGGGTGAGAGGTGGAAGGCAGAAATATCGTCGGAACCCTGAACTACCTCAGCCTGTGCAGCCATGGCATCAAATAATGAATACTCCATCTTTAGAAG ATAACAAAATGTTAGAGGCTCTAACACAGTGTGAGCCAGACATGCTGTCATGTTTGTCCAGTTCCTCCTTAGCTGTGGATATCTTGTCTATCCTGAGTGACTTGTATGACAGAGAACTTGTCGGAACTATAGGATGGGCCAAGCAAATACCTG GCTTCACGGATTTGTCTTTGAATGACCAAATGAGGCTTCTTCAGGCATCTTGGGCAGAAATTCTCACTCTGACGCTGTCATACCGTTCGTTACCTCTTAGCTCTGGTAAACTAAGATTTGCCACTGATTTTACTTTAGATGAATTACAAGCCAGAGATTGTGGTGCATTTGAAATTTATCAGTTG TGTTTGCAAGTAATTGAGAGACTTGAAAGATTATCTATCGCAAAGGAGGAATATTACCTGCTGAAAGCTCTTGTACTAGCAAATTCTGACGTCCGATTGGATGAGCTGGTATCACTGAAGAAATTTCGAGATAATATTTTATCTGCACTTGGAGAGTGTGTCTTTGTCATTAG GCCTAATATGTGCGTGAGTCATACTCAAAATTTGCTTCTGTGTCTTCCTATCTTAAGGCAAGCAGATCAGGTAATAAGAAGGTTTTGGTCATCCGTTCATAAAGAGGGAAAAGTATTAATGAATAAATTATTTGTTGAAATGTTAGAAGCTTGTTTACATTGA